The following coding sequences are from one Canis lupus baileyi chromosome 19, mCanLup2.hap1, whole genome shotgun sequence window:
- the DNAJB1 gene encoding dnaJ homolog subfamily B member 1 isoform X2 produces MFAEFFGGRNPFDTFFGQRNGEEGMDIDDPFSSFPMGMGGFTNMNFGRSRPAQEPTRKKQDPPVTHDLRVSLEEIYSGCTKKMKISHKRLNPDGKSIRNEDKILTIEVKRGWKEGTKITFPKEGDQTSNNIPADIVFVLKDKPHNIFKRDGSDVIYPARISLREALCGCTVNVPTLDGRSIPVVFKDVIRPGMRRKVPGEGLPLPKTPEKRGDLIIEFEVIFPERIPQTSRTVLEQVLPI; encoded by the exons ATGTTTGCTGAGTTCTTCGGTGGCCGAAATCCCTTTGACACCTTTTTTGGGCAGCGGAATGGGGAGGAAGGCATGGACATTGATGACCCATTCTCTAGCTTCCCCATGGGCATGGGTGGCTTCACCAACATGAACTTTGGCCGTTCCCGTCCCGCTCAAGAGCCCACCCGAAAGAAGCAAGATCCCCCCGTCACCCACGACCTTAGGGTCTCGCTTGAAGAGATCTATAGCGGCTGTACCAAGAAGATGAAAATCTCCCACAAGCGACTGAACCCCGATGGAAAGAGCATTCGCAACGAAGACAAGATCTTGACCATCGAAGTGAAGCGGGGGTGGAAAGAAGGGACCAAAATCACCTTCCCTAAGGAAGGCGACCAGACCTCCAACAACATTCCAGCTGatattgtctttgttttaaaggacAAGCCACACAATATCTTTAAGAGAGATGGCTCTGATGTCATTTACCCAGCCAGGATCAGCCTTCGGGAG GCTCTGTGTGGCTGCACGGTGAATGTACCCACTCTGGACGGCAGGAGCATCCCCGTCGTGTTTAAAGATGTCATCAGGCCTGGCATGCGGCGAAAAGTTCCTGGAGaaggcctccccctccccaaaacACCCGAGAAACGCGGGGACCTCATTATTGAGTTTGAAGTAATCTTCCCCGAAAGGATTCCCCAGACGTCAAGAACCGTACTTGAGCAGGTTCTTCCAATATAG
- the DNAJB1 gene encoding dnaJ homolog subfamily B member 1 isoform X1, whose protein sequence is MGKDYYQTLGLARGASDEEIKRAYRRQALRYHPDKNKEPGAEEKFKEIAEAYDVLSDPRKREIFDRYGEEGLKGGGPSGGSSGGANGTSFSYTFHGDPHAMFAEFFGGRNPFDTFFGQRNGEEGMDIDDPFSSFPMGMGGFTNMNFGRSRPAQEPTRKKQDPPVTHDLRVSLEEIYSGCTKKMKISHKRLNPDGKSIRNEDKILTIEVKRGWKEGTKITFPKEGDQTSNNIPADIVFVLKDKPHNIFKRDGSDVIYPARISLREALCGCTVNVPTLDGRSIPVVFKDVIRPGMRRKVPGEGLPLPKTPEKRGDLIIEFEVIFPERIPQTSRTVLEQVLPI, encoded by the exons ATGGGCAAGGACTATTACCAGACGCTGGGCCTAGCCCGCGGCGCGTCGGACGAGGAAATCAAGCGGGCTTACCGCCGCCAGGCGCTACGCTACCACCCGGACAAGAACAAGGAGCCCGGCGCCGAGGAGAAGTTCAAGGAGATCGCCGAGGCCTACGACGTGCTCAGCGACCCGCGCAAGCGCGAGATCTTTGACCGCTACGGGGAAGAAG GCCTAAAGGGTGGTGGCCCCAGTGGTGGCAGCAGCGGTGGTGCTAATGGTACCTCTTTCAGCTACACATTCCATGGAGACCCTCATGCCATGTTTGCTGAGTTCTTCGGTGGCCGAAATCCCTTTGACACCTTTTTTGGGCAGCGGAATGGGGAGGAAGGCATGGACATTGATGACCCATTCTCTAGCTTCCCCATGGGCATGGGTGGCTTCACCAACATGAACTTTGGCCGTTCCCGTCCCGCTCAAGAGCCCACCCGAAAGAAGCAAGATCCCCCCGTCACCCACGACCTTAGGGTCTCGCTTGAAGAGATCTATAGCGGCTGTACCAAGAAGATGAAAATCTCCCACAAGCGACTGAACCCCGATGGAAAGAGCATTCGCAACGAAGACAAGATCTTGACCATCGAAGTGAAGCGGGGGTGGAAAGAAGGGACCAAAATCACCTTCCCTAAGGAAGGCGACCAGACCTCCAACAACATTCCAGCTGatattgtctttgttttaaaggacAAGCCACACAATATCTTTAAGAGAGATGGCTCTGATGTCATTTACCCAGCCAGGATCAGCCTTCGGGAG GCTCTGTGTGGCTGCACGGTGAATGTACCCACTCTGGACGGCAGGAGCATCCCCGTCGTGTTTAAAGATGTCATCAGGCCTGGCATGCGGCGAAAAGTTCCTGGAGaaggcctccccctccccaaaacACCCGAGAAACGCGGGGACCTCATTATTGAGTTTGAAGTAATCTTCCCCGAAAGGATTCCCCAGACGTCAAGAACCGTACTTGAGCAGGTTCTTCCAATATAG